A single window of Liolophura sinensis isolate JHLJ2023 chromosome 6, CUHK_Ljap_v2, whole genome shotgun sequence DNA harbors:
- the LOC135466979 gene encoding kinesin-like protein KIF6, with translation MVKSTIQIFARVKPTRAKTGPYSVDDDEEGHPRLSFNVPKELADGFINNKKENYNFRFQQVFDQKTKQEDVFEAVARPVIDNVLEGYNGTIFAYGQTGSGKTFTITGGAERYIDRGIIPRTLSYIFEQYEQNPDKEFSLHVSYLEIYNESGYDLLDPKHEAAKLEDLPKVSLLEDSDQNIHLKNLSVHPANNEEEALNLLFLGDTNRMIAETPMNQASTRSHCIFTIHIMSRETGSATIRRSKLHLVDLAGSERVSKTGVNGVLLTEAKYINLSLHFLEQVIISLADKSRQHIPYRNSMMTSVLRDSLGGNCMTTMIATCSVEKKNIDESISTCRFAQRVALIKNEAILNEELDPKLMIAKLKREIQQLKEELAMATGEQRTDELTTEELQRCQEIVQTFLSDPDVDTVINVGADMRKIQHCYKLLKKAVLEKPSPSSSDISLTNGHQVQEDTGPYSNAEVSKLKDLVLQRDNEINILVGMLKKEKKRASDAMTMLEKAGQSNHRSLISSVNQPINGESSHQVRGHSEESDHQSRRPASDSRRRSDRDMRVSEKEKADEQKYNHTQYKILGNMSMGRQEAFEIFRRDYRENHTIEDQKRVLKLRYQEAKRMGEQVNQARANINHIKGQIEQYRMTQAMQGLRDVNQSGPDETEQRLRDKIEEEKARYKETFNELRTLKTEIEHLQHLLEKSKVKLMKDFELWWADQVNMSAQNGSQPARSAWKTPPVTPSTRGVLSTSSSQSSLASRGEQPGNGWSKFTSKPPVPGIGRTQPNYDMVNSTNNLTSTHNRPSSSRRNIPLTGDAKADADIMAFVRARENIIKQEISP, from the exons ATGGTGAAGAGCACAATCCAAATATTCGCTCGTGTCAAACCTACACGTGCAAAGACCGGC CCGTACTCAGTGGACGATGATGAGGAGGGTCACCCACGACTGAGCTTCAACGTCCCCAAAGAATTGGCTGATGGATTTATTAATAACAAGAAGGAAAACTACAATTTCAG GTTCCAGCAAGTGTTTGATCAGAAAACTAAACAAGAGGATGTGTTTGAAGCTGTAGCCAGGCCTGTGATTGACAA tgTGCTGGAAGGCTACAATGGAACCATATTTGCATATGGACAG ACTGGTAGTGGGAAGACATTTACCATCACAGGAGGAGCAGAGCGGTacattgacagaggcattatcCCCAGGACTCTTTCCTATATATTTGAGCAGTATGAGCAG AATCCTGATAAAGAGTTCAGCTTGCATGTGTCCTATCTGGAGATCTATAATGAAAGTGGTTATGACCTGTTGGATCCAAAACATGAGGCTGCCAAACTGGAAGATTTACC TAAAGTGTCATTACTGGAGGACTCTGATCAGAACATCCACCTGAAGAACTTGTCTGTGCACCCGGCTAATAATGAGGAGGAAGCCCTCAACCTGCTTTTCTTGGGAGACACAAACAGAATGATAGCCGAG ACACCGATGAACCAGGCATCCACACGATCTCACTGTATCTTCACCATTCACATCATGTCCAGAGAGACCGGCTCAGCAACCATACGGCGATCCAAACTCCACCTAGTGGACCTGGCAGG ATCGGAGCGTGTATCTAAGACTGGAGTGAATGGTGTGCTGCTGACAGAAGCCAAGTATATCAACCTCTCTCTTCATTTCCTGGAACAG GTGATCATCAGTCTGGCAGACAAGAGCCGTCAGCACATCCCCTATCGTAACTCTATGATGACGTCTGTGCTGCGGGACAGCCTTGGGGGCAACTGTATGACCACCATGATAGCCACATGCTCGGTGGAGAAAAAGAACATTGAT GAATCCATTTCCACATGTCGGTTTGCGCAGCGTGTGGCTCTGATTAAGAATGAAGCTATACTTAATGAAGAGCTTGACCCCAAACTGATGATTGCCAAACTGAAGAGAGAGATCCAGCAGCTTAAAGAGGAGCTCGCCATGGCAACAGGAGAGCAGAGGACAGATGAACTAACAACTGAAGAATTGCAAAG ATGTCAAGAGATTGTACAGACATTCCTCAGTGACCCAGATGTAGACACTGTCATCAATGTGGGAGCAGACATGAGGAAGATTCAACACTGCTACAAGCTCTTAAAG AAAGCAGTTCTGGAGAAACCGTCCCCAAGCTCCTCTGACATATCCCTGACCAATGGCCATCAGGTCCAAGAGGACACCGGTCCATACAGCAATGCAGAAGTCAGCAAGCTCAAGGATCTGGTGCTGCAGAGAGATAACGAAATCA ACATCCTAGTGGGAATGttaaagaaagagaagaaacgCGCCTCAGATGCTATGACGATGTTGGAAAAGGCCGGCCAATCAAATCACAGATCCCTAATAAGCTCAGTCAATCAGCCAATTAATGGTGAATCAAGTCATCAGGTCAGAGGTCATTCTGAGGAGTCAGATCATCAAAGCCGGCGGCCTGCGAGTGACAGTCGACGGCGCAGTGATCGAGACATGAGGGTCAGTGAGAAAGAGAAGGCTGATGAACAGAAGTATAACCACACACAGTACAAGATAT tggGAAATATGTCAATGGGTCGTCAAGAGGCCTTTGAAATCTTCCGTCGAGATTATAGAGAAAACCATACAATAGAGGACCAGAAGAGGGTGTTAAAACTACGCTACCAGGAGGCCAAGAGAATGGGAGAACAAGTAAACCAGGCGAGGGCAAATATCA ATCATATTAAGGGGCAGATTGAACAGTATAGGATGACTCAAGCAATGCAAG GACTGAGGGATGTGAATCAGAGTGGGCCAGATGAGACAGAACAAAGATTGAGGGACAAAATTGAGGAGGAAAAAGCTAG GTACAAAGAAACTTTCAATGAGTTAAGGACTTTGAAAACAGAAATTGAACATTTGCAGCACCTGCTGGAGAAATCGAAGGTGAAACTCATGAAAGACTTTGAGTTATGGTGGGCAGACCAGGTGAATATGTCAGCACAG AATGGTTCACAACCCGCCAGATCAGCGTGGAAAACCCCACCTGTCACTCCCTCTACCAGGGGTGTTTTGTCCACATCCTCCTCACAG TCCTCTTTAGCCAGCAGGGGAGAGCAGCCAGGTAACGGCTGGTCAAAATTCACATCCAAACCGCCTGTACCAGGAATTGGGAGAACCCAGCCAAACTACGACATGGTCAACTCCACAAACAATCTCACATCAACACACAACAG GCCGTCTTCCAGCAGAAGAAACATTCCACTGACAGGAGATGCTAAAGCAGATGCTGACATCATGGCATTTGTACGTGCCAGGGAGAACATAATCAAACAAG aaatttcCCCATAA